From the Phyllobacterium sp. T1293 genome, the window GCGGCAAAGCCCGGCTTGTAGCTGTTATTGGCAGGCGATGTCGGCACAGGGCCGGGGACCGGGCAATAGGTGGTCAGCGACCAGCACTGGCCCGAGGAGGTGGAGGCAACATCGAACAGTGCCTGATGCGACAGGCCGAGTTTTTCCGCCAGCGTAAAAGCTTCGCTGACGCCAATCATGGAAATGCCAAGGATCATATTGTTGCAGATCTTGGCGGCTTGGCCCGCACCCGGTTCGCCGCAATGGACGATACGGCCAGCCATGGGCTTGAGAACAGGCTCGGCAGCGGCAAAGGCATCACCGGAACCACCGGCCATGAATGTCAGCGTTCCCGCTGCTGCGCCACCAATACCGCCGGAAACCGGGGCATCAACTGAAAGCAATCCGCTTTCGCCGGCTATGGCATGGGCTTTGCGAGCCGAATCCACATCGATTGTCGAGGAATCGATGAACAATGCGCCCTTTTTGGCCTTTCCGGCGATTTCCGCATAGACGGAGAGGACGTGTTTTCCGGCGGGCAGCATGGTGATGACAACATCGGCATCGGCAATGGCTGCAACTGCGCTTGGCGCAATGGTGACGCCATTGGCTTTGGCAGTTTCAAGATTTTCCGGCAGAAGATCAAAACCCAGCACCGTGTGCCCGGCCTTGACCAGATTGGCGGCCATGGGATTGCCCATATGGCCAAGACCGATAAAAGCGACAGTCGTCATCGCGGTATTCTCCCTGATATTGTTATGTGAAAGGCGTGGTTCAGCGGCCCATCATGGAGCGGGATA encodes:
- the mmsB gene encoding 3-hydroxyisobutyrate dehydrogenase; the protein is MTTVAFIGLGHMGNPMAANLVKAGHTVLGFDLLPENLETAKANGVTIAPSAVAAIADADVVITMLPAGKHVLSVYAEIAGKAKKGALFIDSSTIDVDSARKAHAIAGESGLLSVDAPVSGGIGGAAAGTLTFMAGGSGDAFAAAEPVLKPMAGRIVHCGEPGAGQAAKICNNMILGISMIGVSEAFTLAEKLGLSHQALFDVASTSSGQCWSLTTYCPVPGPVPTSPANNSYKPGFAAALMLKDLRLSQEAARSVGAATPLGQHAEEIYAQFGAAGNEGSDFSGIINYLRDATRED